CGCCAACAGCAGCGGCATCAACCCGGCCGGCAACAACGGCCCCTGGCGGCAGGTGTGCCGATGAAGCCCATGAACGAGCGCGATCCGCTGCGGATCGGCGTCATCACCCTGATCGTGATCGGCCTCATCGGCGCCTCCGTCGTGCTGCTGAGCGTCGCGAACTTCGGGACGAAGACCTACACCGCCGTGCTCGAGCACACCGCCGGCCTGCGCAAGGGCGAGGACGTGCAGGTGCACGGGGTCAACTCCGGCAAGGTGACCGGCATCGAGCTCCAGGACGACCACGTCCTGGTCACCTTCGCCCTCGACTCGGACATCGAGCTGGGGGAGCGGACCACCGCCACCGTCAAGGTCGCCACCCTCCTCGGCAGCCACTACCTGGAGGTCGACCCGAAGGGCTCGGGCGGCCTGGCCGACGACCGGATCCCGCTGGAGCGGACCGCCGTCCCCTACAACCTCCAGGACGTCATCGAGGAGGGGTCCCAGGCGCTCGACGAGCTCGACCCCGACCTCCTCGCCCAGGCGCTGACGGCGATGGCCGGCACGCTCGGGGCGAGCGAGAAGGAGATCGGGCCGGCGCTCGAGGGCGTCGCCCGGCTCTCCGAGGTCATCTCGAAGCGGTCCGACCAGGTCGGCGACCTGCTGGAGTCGACGCGCAAGGTCACCGACCAGCTCTCCGACAGCAGCCAGGACATCGTCGGGCTGATGAAGCAGGCCAACCTCGTCGTCAGCGAGATCACCGCCCGCAAGGAGGCGATCCACCGGCTCCTGGTCGAGACGACCGAGCTCGCGAAGGCGCTGACCGCGGTCGTGAAGTCGACCGACGGCAAGCTGAAGCCGGCGCTGACCGACCTCAACGCCGTGATCAGGACACTCAACGGACAGAGCAAGCAGCTGACCCACCTGCTCGAGGTCATGGCGCCGGCCGTCCGGTACGTCGCCAACGCCACCGGCAGCGGTCCGTTCATCCCGCTCTACCTCAAGCCGCCGGCGATCCCCGCCGACGACTCGACCTGCAAGCTGCAGGGGGCATGCTGATGCGCACCAGGCACATCCTCCGTTCGATCGGCGCCCTCGTCGCCGTCGCCGCGATCCTGCTGACCTCCGGGTGCAGCGTTGTCGGTGGTGGGGACAAGATCACCGTGAAGGCCTACCTGGCCGACTCGGCCGGCCTGTTCGTCGGCAACGACGTGGGCATCCTCGGCGTGACCGTCGGCGAGATCACGGCCATCGAGCCCGAGGGCGACAAGGTCCTCGTCACGATGGAGATCGACGGCGACCAGCCGGTCCCGGCCGACGCCGGCGCCGTCGTGGTCGCCCGCTCGGTGGCCACCGACCGCTATGTCGAGCTGACGCCGGTGTTCCACGAGGGCGACAAGAAGATGGCGGACGACACCACCATCCCGCTGGAGAAGACCCAGACGCCGGTCGACTTCGACCAGGTGCTGGCCTCGCTCAACGAGTTCGCCACCGGCATCGGCGGCAACAAGAAGACGACCAAGGCCGTCCAGCGCTTCATCGACGCCGGCACGCGAGCCCTCCAGGGTCGCGGTCCGCTGCTGAACCAGACGATCCACTCGCTGGCCGACGGCGTCGACGGCATCGCCTCGCAGCGCGAGGACGTCGCGGCCACGCTCAAGTCGCTCGACGTACTGCTGACGACGATCGCCAGCAACGAGTCGACGGCGCGCGCGTTCATCCAGCAGGTGTCGCGGGCCTCGAAGCTCCTCGCCGACGAGCGGGAGAACTTCCGGCAGGCGTTGCGCTCGCTCGACTCGGCGGTCACCACCGTCGCGAAGTTCGCCGTCGACAACCGCCAGGCGATCGTCGACAACGTCAACGGCTCCACCAGGCTCATGAAGACGGTGCTCTCCAAGCAGGAGCGCCTGGCCGAGATCCTGCGGGTCATGCCCGTGGCGCTGCAGAACCTGCGGATGATCCAGGGCGACCGGCTCCCGGTCCGGATCAACCCGCTGATCCTCGACCCGCTGGGCGGAGTGCTGCAGACGGTGTGCAACCAGCTGCCGCTCAACCTGTGCCAGTTCCTCACCGGACCGGTCGGGTGATGACGATGAGGACGACGATGCGAACCAAGACCGCACGCGCCTGCGCCGCCGCCGTGCTCGCCCTCTGGGTCGGCACGATGAGCGCCTGCGGGACGACGATGCGCGACCTGCCGATCCCGGGCACCGGCGTCTCCGGCGACACCATCGAGGTGAAGGCCCAGTTCGACGAGGCGCTCAACCTCGCCGTCGGCGCGCCGGTGAAGGTCAACGGCGTCGACATGGGCAAGGTCAAGGAGATCACCGTCAGCGACTTCGTCGCGGAGGCGACGCTGACGCTCAAGGCCGACGCCGAGCTGCGCGACGGGGCCAAGGCGCGGCTGCGCTACACGACCCCCCTCGGTGAGCTCTTCGTCGACGTCACCAACCCCGCCGACGGGAAGCTCCTGGGCGACGACGCCACGCTGGAGCGCAAGGACACCGAGACGGCGCCGACCGTCGAGGACGCCCTCGCGCAGGCGTCGCTGCTCATCAACGGAGGTGGCCTCGAGCAGCTGCAGACGGTCACCGAGGAGCTCAACACCGCCCTCAACGGCAACGAGGGCGACTACCGCACGCTCCTCGACCGGGCGTCGGTCTTCCTGACCCAGGCCAACGCGACCAGCCAGAGCATCGACGCCGTGCTGACCTCGCTCAACTCGCTGTCCAAGACGCTCAACTCGCGCGAGGACACGATCAACCGGGCAGTCCGCGAGATCGCGCCCGCGGCGAAGGTGCTGCGGGAGAAGACCCCGCAGTTCACCGAGCTGCTGGCCGAGGTCGAGAAGTTCACCGGTGCCGCCAACGACACCGTCGCGGCGACCCGCTCCCAGCTGCTGACGCTGCTCAAGGAGATCGAGCCGGTGCTGGCCGAGTTCGCCAAGAACAACGGCTCGTTCGACACCTCGCTGCAGCGGATCATCAAGGCGTCCGGCGCCGCCGACAACATCATCGCGACCGACTACCTCAACATCTCGCTCCAGCTGCACCTGGACGGGATCGACGCAGGCGGGGTGGTCGGCGGGACGCTGGCCAACATCCTGAAGCTCCTCGGCATCGACACCTCGGCGCCCGGCCTCGGCAACCTGCTCGACAACCTCGGACTGGGCGGCCTGCTCGGCCTCGGCAAGCCGGCGAGCACGTCCGGCAAGTCCGGCAAGTCCGGTTCCTCGGGCGGCTCGTCCGGTGGATCGTCGGGCGGCAGCAGCGATCCGCTGGGCCTGGGCTCGCTCCTGAACGGCCTGCTCGGCGGGGGGAACTGACATGAAGATCCTGGGCAACAAGCTCTACCTGAGCCTGATCGGCATCATCCTGGTGCTGGTGTTCGCCGTCGCCTACGTGTTCGCCGCCGTCCTCGACCAGCCGCTCACCTCACGGCCGGTCGAGGTGAAGGTCGAGCTCGCGCAGACCGGCGGCCTGTTCGAGGGGTCCGCGGTGACCTACCGCGGCATCAAGGTCGGCAAGGTGCGGTCGATCGTGCCCGACGCCGAGACCGGCGTCGTGGCGACGATCGCGGTCACGTCCGGCACCGAGATCCCCAAGGACTCCATCGCGAAGGTCCGCAGCCTCTCGCCCGTCGGCGAGCAGTACCTCGACTTCCAGCCGAAGAAGGACGGCGGTCCCTTCCTGGCCAGCGGCGACGTCGTACCTGCGGAGTCGACGGACCTGCCGAAGAGCCTCAGCTCGACGGTCGTCGCGGTCAACAACGTGCTGCGCCAGATCGACGACAAGAAGCTCCGCACGGTGCTGAGCGAGCTCAGCACGGGCCTCAAGGGCACGGGCGACGACCTCGGCCAGATCCTCGACCAGGGCACGGCGATCCTGGAGACCCTGGACGCCGTGTGGCCCGAGACGGACCGCGTGATCAGCAGCTCCGGCACGGTGCTGGGCATCGCCACCGACAACGCCGACTCGCTGCGCCAGCTGGCGCGCTCGTCCAAGCAGTTCGCGCAGTTCCTGCGTGAGTACGACCCGGAGCTACGGCGGATGCTCAAGCGTGGCCCCGGCCAGATCAACGAGCTGGTCAAGCTGATCAAGGACGCCAACGAGGTGCTGCCCGGCTTCCTGGCCACGGGCGTCAGCTTCACCGACGTGTTCCGCTCCTACGAGCCGCACCTGCGGGCGCTGCTGCAGAACTACGGACCGGGCCTGCGCTCGGTGCTGGCCAAGGTCAAGGGCGGCGAGCTGCGCATCCAGATCATCACCAAGTCCGACCCGCGCTGCAACTACGGCACCTCGCGCCTCGACCCGCGGGTCAACGAGCGCCGGGCCCTGCAGAAGGACGGACGGTGCTCGGCATCGTTCGCCACCCTGCAGCGTGGCGCTGCCAACGCTCCGGGGCCGGTACGGTGAGCGCAGGGAGGGCCAGCCTGGACAAGCCGGGTGTCGAGCCTGCGAGCACGGAGGGGTCGGGAGCAAGCACGGTGAGCAGCGCGAGCACGAACAGCACGAAGGGTGCCGGACCGGGCAACCTGGTCATCGCCCTCGCTGCGGCACTGGTCGTGGCGCTCGCCGCCTGCGCGTGGCTGCTCGTCGACCGCCAGTCCGGCGACGACGGTGCCGACGCGCGCAGCCAGGTCCGTGAGCTCCAGGCCGAGAAGGCCGCCAACAAGGATGCGATCACCGCCGCGAGCGCCTTCGTGACCAAGGCGACCAGCTACTCCTACGAGGACGGCAAGCACGACTTCGCGTGGATCGACGAGCTGCAGAACAAGGAGGTCCGCGAGCGCCTCGAGAAGAACGTCGCCGACCTCAAGAAGGCCATCGAGGTCAGCAAGACCTCGGCCAAGGGCCAGGTGGTCGAGGCCGCCGGGCGCGTCGTGAGCGCCGAGCAGGTCGAGGTGCTCGCCTACTACAGCCAGGCGATCACCGACGACAGCGGCGAGGTGAGCGTCCAGGACGGCAGCATCCTGATGACGATGAAGCTGATCGGCGCCGACTGGAAGGTCGACTCGCTGCAGTTCCTCAGCCAGGTCGGCTCCTGACCGCTGGGCCGTCCCACTACTGTGACGCCTGTGGCGCACCGTGAACCCGACCCGCTCGCCGGGCTGAGGACCGTCCTGCGCCGGACGCTGATCACGCTGGTCGGCGTACCGTTCCTCGTCGCGATCGCGATGTCGCTGGTCGACTCCTACCGTCGTCGCGGCAAGCGGCCCAAGCCCTTCCCGACCCGGGAGCCGCGGGCCGTCACCGTCGGCGACGGGGAGATGACGACCTACACCTACGGTCGTGACCTGTACGACGACATGCTGGCGGCCATCGACGGCGCCGAGCACCAGATCCTCTTCGAGACCTACATCTGGAAGGGCGACGCGACCGGCGAGCGCTTCAAGCGCGCGCTGATCGCGGCGGCCGAGCGCGGCGTCGACGTCTACTGCATCTACGACGCCTTCGCGAACCTCGTGGTCTCGCCGGCGTTCCAGCGGTTCCCCTCGAGCGTCAAGGTCCTGCGCTACCCGGTCTACACGGCGGGCTGGCGCTTCTTCGACCTGCGCCGCTACGGCCGCGACCACCGCAAGATCCTCGTCGTCGACGACAACGTGGGCTTCGTCGGCGGCTACAACATCGGCTCGGCCTACGAGACCGAGTGGCGCGACACCCACGTCCGGATCACCGGCCCGGCCGTGTGGGACCTCAAGCGGGCGTTCGCCGACTTCTGGAACCTGAACCGTCGCCGGCGGCTGCGCGGCTCGGAGCGGCCCCTGCTGCTCGAGACGGCGTCGACGTGGGAGCCCCGCGTGCGCGTGCAGCGCAACGTGCCGCGGCTGTGGATGTTCCCGATCCGGGCGATGTACATCGAGGCGATCAACCGGGCCAGCCGCAACGTGTGGCTGACCCAGGCCTACTTCCTGCCCGACGAGGACTTCATCGACGCGGTGAAGGACGCGGCCCGGCGCGGCGTCGACGTACGCCTCCTGCTGCCGCTGAAGTCCAACCACATCGTCGCCGACTGGATCTCGCGGGGCTACTTCAGCCAGCTCCTCGACGCCGGCGTGCGGATCCTGCGCTACCGCGACGCGATGGTGCACGCCAAGACCGCCACCGTCGACGGGACGTGGGCCACCGTCGGCACGGCCAACATCGACCGGCTCAGCCTCCAGGGCAACTTCGAGATCAACATCGAGGTCATCGACGAGTCGTTCGCCAAGGAGCTCGAGGCGATCTTCGAGGTCGACCAGTCCCACTGCCTCGAGCTCACCAGCGGGGAGTGGGAGGCGCGGGACATGCACCGCAAGTTCACCGAGCTGGTCCTGGCGCCGCTCCGCCCGCTCCTCTAGCTCCCAGGAGGACCCATGTGGTTCCGAGCCCCCGTCCGCGACCTCGCCGGCAAGCAGGTCCTGGTCACCGGTGCGGCCAGCGGGATCGGCCGTGCCGTGGCGGAGTACGCCGCCGCACGCGGCGCGGTCCTGCACCTGACCGACCTGCAGGGCGAGCTGCTCACGGAGGTCGCCGAGGCGATCCGGGCCGGCGGGGGAGAGGTGGCCACGGCCGAGGCGGCCGACGTCTCCGACCATGCGCAGGTCCGGGACCTGGCGCGAGGGGTGACCGAGCGGTCGGGGCCGATGGACGTCGTGCTCAACGTCGCCGGCATCGCGGTGTGGGGCACGGTGCGCAGCCTCGAGCCGGAGCACTGGCAGCGACTGGTCGACGTCAACCTGATGGGTCCGATCCACGTGATCGAGGAGTTCCTCCCGCCGATGATCGACGGCGGGCGCGGCGGCCAGCTGGTCAATGTGTCGTCGGCCGCCGGCATCATCGCGATGCCGTGGCACGCGGCCTACAGCGCCACGAAGTTCGGCCTCCGCGGTGTGTCGGAGGTGCTCCGCTACGACCTGCGCAAGCACCGGATCGGGGTCAGCCTGGTCTGCCCGGGCGGTGTCGACACCGGCCTGGTCGAGACGATCCGGATCGCCGGCATCGACCAGCAGAGCAGGTCCTTCGTCCGCGCCCGGCGCCAGTTCCAGAAGCGGGCGGTGTCGCCGCAGCAGGCCGCCGAGTCGATCTGGAGGGGCGCGCTGCGCAACCGCTACTGGGTGTACACCTCGCCGGACATCCGGCTCGTGCACTGGTTGCAGCGCTACTTCCCGCCCGGCTACGCGGTGGCGATGCGGGTGTTCAACTACGGGGCCAACCGGGTGCTCCCGGCCGTCGAGCAGGCCCGGCGCTCGGACCTGGCATGAGCACGCCGGACACCCCGCCGGCGCAGCCGCGCATCCAGCCGGGCGGCTGGCGCGAGGTCGGCCTGTTCGTCGCTCTGTTCGCCCGCGTCGCCGGCCGGGTGCAGGGGACCGAGCCGCCGGCGGTGTTCCTCACCCTCGGGCGGCACCGCCGCCTGTTCTGGGGGTGGCTGCACTTCGCCGGCCGACTGATGCCCGGCGGACGACTGTCCCGACGGGAGTCGGAGCTGGTGATCCTGCGCGTCGCGAGTCGCCGCGGGTCGTCGTACGAGCTGACCCAGCACCGGCGGCTGGGGCGCCGCGCCGGGCTGTCCGTGGACGAGATCGCAGCGATCGAGGCGGGGGCGGTCGAGGGAGCCTTCAGCGACCGCGAGGTGCTGCTGCTCCGCGCCGCCGACGAGCTGCTGGCCGAGGGCGACCTGACCGATGCGCTGTGGAGCGAGCTCGGCGGGCAGTTCGACGACCGCGAGCGGATCGAGATCGTGATGCTCGTCGGGCACTACGCGATGCTCGCCACGGCGCTGCACGCCCTGCGGGTCCAGCCCGACCGGCCACGGTAGGCCCGCTGTCGGTGGCCGCCCGTACGCTGGATCCATGCGTCCGGTCACCGATCTCGAGCGTCGTGTCGCCCCCTTCCACGTGAAGTCGGACTACACGCCATCGGGCGACCAACCGGCCGCCATCAAGGAGATCACGAAGCGGCTCAACGACGGCGTCCAAGACGTGGTCCTGCTCGGCGCGACCGGCACGGGCAAGACGGCGACCGTGGCGTGGGTGGCCGAGCAGGTGCAGCGTCCGATGCTCGTGCTGCAGCCCAACAAGACCCTGGCGGCCCAGTTCGCCAACGAGCTGCGCCAGCTGTTTCCGGACAACGCGGTCGAGTACTTCGTGTCCTACTACGACTACTACCAGCCCGAGGCCTACGTCCCGCAGACGGACACCTACATCGAGAAGGACTCCTCGATCAACGAGGAGGTGGAGCGGCTGCGGCACTCGGCGACCAACAGCCTGCTCACCCGCCGCGACGTGATCGTGGTGTCCACGGTGTCCTGCATCTACGGCCTCGGCACGCCGCAGGAGTACGTCGACCGGATGGTCCGCCTGCGCGTCGGCGAGGAGCACGACCGCGACTCGGTGCTGCGCCGCCTCGTCGAGATCCAGTACACCCGCAACGACCTCGCCTTCACCCGCGGCACCTTCCGGGTGCGCGGCGACACCCTCGAGATCTTCCCGGTCTACGAGGAGCTCGCGGTGCGCATCGAGTTCTTCGGCGACGAGATCGAGCGGCTGATGACCCTCCACCCGGTCACCGGCGAGGTGCTGACCGAGGACCAGGAGCTCTACGTCTTCCCGGCCAGCCACTACATCGCCGGCCCGGAGCGCATGGAGCGCGCGATCCGCGGCATCGAGGCCGAGCTGGCCGAGCAGCTCGCCACCTTCGAGCGGCAGGGCAAGATGCTCGAGGCCCAGCGGTTGCGGATGCGCACGACGTACGACGTCGAGATGATGCGCCAGGTCGGCTCCTGCTCCGGCATCGAGAACTACTCGATGCACATGGACGGCCGTAGCCGGGGGAGCGCGCCGAACACGCTGCTCGACTACTTCCCCGAGGACTTCGTGCTCGTCGTCGACGAGTCCCACGTCGCCGTCCCGCAGATCGGCGGCATGTACGAGGGCGACATGTCCCGCAAGCGCAACCTCGTCGAGCACGGCTTCCGGCTCCCGAGCGCGATGGACAACCGGCCGCTGCGCTGGGAGGAGTTCCTCGACCGGATCGGCCAGACCGTCTACCTCTCGGCGACGCCGGGCGACTACGAGCTCGACAAGGTGCAGGGCGACGTCGTCGAGCAGATCATCCGCCCGACCGGGCTCGTCGACCCCCAGGTCGTGGTGAAGCCGACCAAGGGCCAGATCGACGACCTCATCCACGAGATCCGCACCCGCGCCGAGAAGGAGGAGCGGGTCCTGGTCACGACGCTGACCAAGAAGATGTCCGAGGACCTCACCGACTACCTCCTCGACGCCGGCATCCGCACCCGCTACCTCCACTCCGAGGTCGACACCCTCAAGCGGATCGAGCTGCTGCGCGACCTGCGCCTCGGCCTCTACGACGTCCTGGTCGGCATCAACCTGCTCCGTGAGGGCCTCGACCTGCCCGAGGTGTCCCTCGTGTCGATCCTCGACGCCGACAAGGAGGGCTTCCTCCGCTCGGACAAGTCGCTGATCCAGACGATCGGTCGCGCGGCCCGCAACGTGTCCGGCGAGGTGCACATGTACGCCGACCGGGTCACCCCGTCGATGGAGGCGGCCATCGACGAGACCAACCGCCGCCGGGAGCGGCAGGTCGCCTACAACGAGGCCAACGGCATCGACCCGCAGCCGCTGCGCAAGAAGATCGCCGACATCACCGAGATGCTCGCCCGCGAGGACGAGACGACCCAGGAGCTGCTCCAGACCTGGGCCGACGTCGGCCAGAAGGGGCGCGCCGGCGGGGTGAAGCCGAAGAAGTCGCCGACCCCGCAGCTGCGCTCGACCGACATCGGCGGGCACGCCGCCGAGCTGGCCGGCCTGCCGAGCTCCGACCTCGCCCAGCTGATCCAGGACCTCACCGACCAGATGAAGGCCGCCGCGGCCGAGCTGCAGTTCGAGCTGGCGGCGCGGCTGCGCGACGAGATCGGCGAACTCAAGAAGGAGCTGCGCCAGATGATGGAGGCGACGAAGTGAGGAGGGAGTGCCGAGCGAGGAACGAGCTCGAAGCACTCCCGACGAGCGCGGGAGCCGCGCGAGCCCCGGCGAGCGGCGGCGACGGCGTAGTCGATAATCTCGGCTGGTGAGTCAACCGGGGACGCCGCGTCGCTACCTGGTCTGGGGCGTCGGCCTCGTCGTCTACGCCCTCGCGGTCTTCCACCGCAGCAGCCTCGCCGTCGCCGGTCTCGCGGCGACCGAGCGGTTCGACATCTCCGCCAGCCAGCTGGCGTCGTTCACGATGCTGCAGCTGCTGGTCTACGCGTCGATGCAGATCCCGGTCGGCCTCATGGTCGACCGCTACGGTTCGCGGACCGTGCTGACGGCCGCGGTCGCCGTGGTGAGCACCGGTCAGGCGGCGTTCGCCTTCGCCGGCGACTACCCGACGGCGCTGGTGGCCCGGGCGCTCGTCGGCGTCGGCGACGCGATGACCTTCATCTGCGTCCTGCGCCTGGTGACGTCCTGGTTCCCGGCGCGGCAGGTGCCGCTGGTCAGCCAGCTGACGGGCAACCTGGGCCAGCTCGGCGCCCTGGGCGCGGCCGCGCCGATGACCTGGGCGCTGGGGCAGTTCGGCTGGACGCGCGCCTACCTCGCGGGCGCTGTCGCCGGCCTGGTGATGCTCGTCGTGCTGCGCCTGGTCCTGCACGACTCGCCGACCCAGGCCCACCTGCGCGGGGTCCCGATGTCCGCACGGGCGCTGGCGCGCAGCCTCGCCGCCTCCTGGGAGCAGCCGGGCACCCGGCTCGGCCTCTGGATCCACTTCTCGACGCCGTTCAGCCCGGCCCTGCTCGGCCTGCTGTGGGGCTTCCCGTTCCTGGTCAGCGCCGAGCACCGCTCCGAGGCGACCGCCGGTGCCCTGATCTCGCTGCTGTTCCTGACCAACCTGTTCTACGGGCCGTTCTTCGGCTGGCTGGTCGGCCGCCACCCGTGGCACCGCTCGACGCTCGGGCTCGTGATCATCGGCGCGATGGCGTCGGTGTGGGCGAGCGTGCTGCTGTGGCCGGGCGACGCCCCGCTGTGGCTGCTGGTCCTCCTCATCCTGGTCACGGGTGCGGGCGGGCCGGGCTCGATGGTGGGCTTCGACGTGGCGCGCACCAGCAACCCCGACCACCGCACGGCGAGCGCGAGCGGCATCATCAACGTCGGCGGGTTCACGTCCTCGCTGCTGGTGATCGTGGGCGTGGGGATCGTCCTCGACGCGCTGTCGCCGGGCTCGGACGGCAGCTACCCGCCCGAGGCGTTCCGCTGGGCGATGGCCGTGCAGTACGTCCTGTGGGGGCTCGGGACGGTGCAGATCCGCCGCTACCGGCGGCGGATCCGCTCGCTCACCACCCGGGAGCAGGTCGCCGCCGGCAGCTCGATGGTCGAGATCAGTCCCGGGCCGCGCCCGAGCGCGTGAGTCCGACGAGGCGGGCGACCACCAGCGCGACGTAGAAGACGCCGGCCACCTGCTCGAGCATCACCAACGAGCGCGCCTGGGCGACGACGGGGTAGATGTCGGACAGGCCGACGCTGGTCAGCGTCGTGAACGACAGGTAGAGCAGCTCGAACCACGGCAGGTCGGTGCTGGCGTCCGGGCTGCTCCAGCCCACGAACGAGCCGGGCCAGATGACCTGCGCGGCGGCGTACAGGTAGGCGAAGCCCCAGGCGACGACGGTGAAGGCCGCGCCCGTGGCGAAGAGCTCGTCGCGGGTGACCTTCTCGTCGTGGAAGAGATAGCGGATCAGCGCGTAGGAGACGAAGAAGTAGAAGGGGACGTGGAACGCAGCCGAGGCGACGACGACCCAGCCGAGGTCCGGCTCGACCGCCTCGGCGACCGCGAGCACCACCGCGGGCGCGCCCAGCAGCAGGGCGACCCAGGTGAGGACCTCGGTGCGGCGTACGGCCCACACGGCGGCCAGCACGACCAGCATCTGGACCACACCGACGACCGCGCGACCGAAGGTCGAGCCGTCGAGACCCGGGTAGGCGAGCACCAGCACGAGCTGGGCCACGAGCAGGACGGCGGAGGGGTGCCTCGCCACCGCGCGCACCGGCGCCGGCAGGCGGGAGATCGGCGTCGTCACAGGAGGATCCTAGGGAGCACCCTGTGAATGCCGTCGCCTCCCGTGACCCGACCCGCCGGCGGGCAGTTGTGCTCCCTGGAGGGTGACCACATGTGGCTCCAGTCACACGGTGTCGCGTTGGTCACAACAAGAACGTGTTCTAATATTGCCCGGCGACGTGCTCAGGGAAGCGCGTCGGGCAGGCACGGGAGAGGAGCGCGGGCGTGGCGTTCAACGCCGTTTCGGTCGTTCGCGGCCCCGGTGAGATCGCGCTGATGGTCGTCGAGGTGACCAAGCGGATCTTCACCCGCCCGTTCCAGTTCCGGGAGTTCCTCGAGCAGGCCTGGTTCGTCACCAGCGTCACGCTGATGCCGACCATCATGGTCTCGATCCCCTTCGGGGCGGTCATCTCGCTGCAGGTCGGCAACCTGACCGGGCAGCTGGGCGCCCAGTCGTTCGCCGGTGCGACCGCGGTGCTCGCCACGGTGCGCGAGGCGGCCCCCATGGCCGCGGCGATGATCATCGCCGGCGCCGCGGGGTCCGCGATCTGCTCCGACCTCGGCGCGCGCAAGATCCGCGAGGAGATCGACGCGATGGAGGTGCTGGGCATCGACCCACTCGAGCGCCTGGTGGCTCCCCGGGTCGTCGCGACCATGTTCGTCGCGCTGATGATCAACGGCATCGTCATCGGGACCGGTATCGGAGGCGGCTACTTCTTCACCGTCATCGTCCAGGGCGGCTCGGCCGGTGCCTTCCTGTCGTCCTTCACCGCGCTCGCCTCGCTGCCCGACCTCTACATCGCCATGGTGAAGGCGGTCATCTTCGGGTGGCTGGCCGCGATCATCGGCGCCTACAAGGGCCTCGGCGCCGGCGGCGGCCCGAGCGGCGTCGGCCGCGCCGTCAACGAGTCGGTGATCATCGCGTTCATGGCGCTGTTCTTCCTCAACGCCGTGATCACCGCCATCTACTTCCAGATCGCTCCGCCGGTGGGTCTCTGATGGCCGTCGCAGGGGAGATCGTGGGCGGCGCGGTCAAGAGCAGCCGTTCCGGCCTCGAGGGGTACGGCGACCAGCTGCTCTTCTACGCCAAGGCGCTCGTCTGGGCGCCGCGGGCCATCCGCCGCTACCCGCGCGAGATCAGCAACACCCTCGCCGAGGTCGCGTTCGGGGCCGGGGGCCTGAGCCTGATCGCCGGCTCCGTCGGCGTGATCGCGTTCATGGCCTTCTTCGCCGGCACCGAGGTCGGCATCCAGGGCTACGCCTCGCTGAGCCAGATCGGCGTCGCGAAGTTCAGCGCCTTCATCTCGGCCTACTTCAACACCCGCGAGGTCGCCCCGCTGGTCTCGTCGATCGCGCTGGCCGCGACCGTCGGCTGCGGCTACACCGCCCGCCTGGGTGCGATGCGGATCTCCGAGGAGATCGACGCGCTCGAGGTGATGGGCATCCCGTCGCTGCCCTTCCTCGTCACGACCCGGATGATCGCGGCCTTCGTCGCGGTGATCCCGCTCTACATCGTGGCCCTGTGCGCGTCGTACCTCTCGCCGCGGCTCATCGTCACCTTGATCTACGGGCAGTCGCCGGGCACCTACGACCACTACTTCCTGCAGTTCCTGCCGCCCATCGACATGGTGTGGTCCTTCTTCAAGCTGCTCTTCCTCGCGGTCGCGGTGATCCTCATCCACTGCTACTACGGCTACACCGCCTCCGGTGGCCCGGCCGGCGTGGGTCGCGCGGTCGGCAAGGCGATCCGGACCAGCATCGTGACCATCGTCGTCGCCGACTTCTTCCTCAGCTTCGCCATCTGGGGCTCGACGACCACGGTCCGGATCACGGGGTGAGGGCCTGATGCTGGTCAACATCCACCACGACAGCGCCCGGGAGCACAATCGACTCCTGG
Above is a genomic segment from Nocardioides aromaticivorans containing:
- a CDS encoding MCE family protein; translation: MKPMNERDPLRIGVITLIVIGLIGASVVLLSVANFGTKTYTAVLEHTAGLRKGEDVQVHGVNSGKVTGIELQDDHVLVTFALDSDIELGERTTATVKVATLLGSHYLEVDPKGSGGLADDRIPLERTAVPYNLQDVIEEGSQALDELDPDLLAQALTAMAGTLGASEKEIGPALEGVARLSEVISKRSDQVGDLLESTRKVTDQLSDSSQDIVGLMKQANLVVSEITARKEAIHRLLVETTELAKALTAVVKSTDGKLKPALTDLNAVIRTLNGQSKQLTHLLEVMAPAVRYVANATGSGPFIPLYLKPPAIPADDSTCKLQGAC
- a CDS encoding MCE family protein produces the protein MRTRHILRSIGALVAVAAILLTSGCSVVGGGDKITVKAYLADSAGLFVGNDVGILGVTVGEITAIEPEGDKVLVTMEIDGDQPVPADAGAVVVARSVATDRYVELTPVFHEGDKKMADDTTIPLEKTQTPVDFDQVLASLNEFATGIGGNKKTTKAVQRFIDAGTRALQGRGPLLNQTIHSLADGVDGIASQREDVAATLKSLDVLLTTIASNESTARAFIQQVSRASKLLADERENFRQALRSLDSAVTTVAKFAVDNRQAIVDNVNGSTRLMKTVLSKQERLAEILRVMPVALQNLRMIQGDRLPVRINPLILDPLGGVLQTVCNQLPLNLCQFLTGPVG
- a CDS encoding MCE family protein, yielding MRTKTARACAAAVLALWVGTMSACGTTMRDLPIPGTGVSGDTIEVKAQFDEALNLAVGAPVKVNGVDMGKVKEITVSDFVAEATLTLKADAELRDGAKARLRYTTPLGELFVDVTNPADGKLLGDDATLERKDTETAPTVEDALAQASLLINGGGLEQLQTVTEELNTALNGNEGDYRTLLDRASVFLTQANATSQSIDAVLTSLNSLSKTLNSREDTINRAVREIAPAAKVLREKTPQFTELLAEVEKFTGAANDTVAATRSQLLTLLKEIEPVLAEFAKNNGSFDTSLQRIIKASGAADNIIATDYLNISLQLHLDGIDAGGVVGGTLANILKLLGIDTSAPGLGNLLDNLGLGGLLGLGKPASTSGKSGKSGSSGGSSGGSSGGSSDPLGLGSLLNGLLGGGN
- a CDS encoding MlaD family protein — encoded protein: MKILGNKLYLSLIGIILVLVFAVAYVFAAVLDQPLTSRPVEVKVELAQTGGLFEGSAVTYRGIKVGKVRSIVPDAETGVVATIAVTSGTEIPKDSIAKVRSLSPVGEQYLDFQPKKDGGPFLASGDVVPAESTDLPKSLSSTVVAVNNVLRQIDDKKLRTVLSELSTGLKGTGDDLGQILDQGTAILETLDAVWPETDRVISSSGTVLGIATDNADSLRQLARSSKQFAQFLREYDPELRRMLKRGPGQINELVKLIKDANEVLPGFLATGVSFTDVFRSYEPHLRALLQNYGPGLRSVLAKVKGGELRIQIITKSDPRCNYGTSRLDPRVNERRALQKDGRCSASFATLQRGAANAPGPVR
- a CDS encoding phospholipase D-like domain-containing protein, which codes for MAHREPDPLAGLRTVLRRTLITLVGVPFLVAIAMSLVDSYRRRGKRPKPFPTREPRAVTVGDGEMTTYTYGRDLYDDMLAAIDGAEHQILFETYIWKGDATGERFKRALIAAAERGVDVYCIYDAFANLVVSPAFQRFPSSVKVLRYPVYTAGWRFFDLRRYGRDHRKILVVDDNVGFVGGYNIGSAYETEWRDTHVRITGPAVWDLKRAFADFWNLNRRRRLRGSERPLLLETASTWEPRVRVQRNVPRLWMFPIRAMYIEAINRASRNVWLTQAYFLPDEDFIDAVKDAARRGVDVRLLLPLKSNHIVADWISRGYFSQLLDAGVRILRYRDAMVHAKTATVDGTWATVGTANIDRLSLQGNFEINIEVIDESFAKELEAIFEVDQSHCLELTSGEWEARDMHRKFTELVLAPLRPLL